The following DNA comes from Pseudomonas marginalis.
GCCGATCATGCGGCTGGCGAACACCGGGTCAGGCACCTTGTCCAGTGCCAGCAGCACGCCGGACAAGGGCGCCAGCAGTTCCAGGGGTTGAGTTGCGGTCATGACGTCACCTGCTGTTTTGTTCTGTAAAGATCCTTGGGTGGATGCCTATCCCATGGATGACTTATTTCCACCAGTATTCAACCTGCACGCCAACGTTCGACCCATGCCGCGCGGTGCCATAGGCGCCGGTGTCGGACAACGCCGAGCCCGCCGCCAGTTCATTCGCTGCACGCTTGGCCGCTTCGTTCCAGGTCGCATAGGTGTAGTACAAACGCACTTCCGGCCGCGCCCAGAAATCCGGGCCGTTGGGCGACCAGGTCGGGGCAAAGGTAAATTTGCTCAGCTTGCGCGTGCCGCCGGTGGCATCGACCTGATCATGCCCAAGCTCGGTGACCAACTTGAATTGTTCGCTGATCGCATACGCAGGGCGCACGCCGATGGACATCCAGGTCTGGTCCTGGCTGCCGGGGCGAATATCCTTCTGGTACACCGCCTCGATCTGCCCACCAAAACGCGGGGTCACCTGCCAGTCGAAGAACTCCACGGCGCGATAACTTTTGCTGCTGTTATCCAGGAAGGTATTGCCGGTGTAGCCCAGGCCGGTGCCGGGGCCTTCGCCGTACTGCAAAGCGAATTTGTTCTTGCCGCCCAGGAAGTCTTTTTGCACATGCTGCGCGGTGAGCGCCCAGCCGCTGTGGGTGTCGCGCCCGCCGGCCTTTTCGATATGGCTCAAGCCCAGCTCCAGCTCGCCGCCGGGGTTGGTCTTGAAGCCCGCGACGTTGAAGTCGTGACGGGTGGCGTATTCCTTCTGGTACAGGTTGTCCTTGCGCGAAATGGCGTAGCTGTACTTGAGGTCGCCGATCAGCACGTCCTCGATTCCGCCGCCGGTGGCGCTCTGGTTCCAGTAGTAGAAGTCGGAAATATGGATGTCATTGCGTTTGTAGTAACGCCGACCGGCCCACAGCGAACCGCCATTGAGGGCAGGCAGGTTCGACCACTGCGCATACATCTGCGGCATGCGCGCCGAGCCGTTGTCTTCGCCCTGGAATTTAAGGGCGCGGTCGTATTGGTTGTACAGCGACGCCATGGCGTCGACGCTGAGCACCGAGCCATCGTCGAGGGTCAGCAGGTCCTGACGCAGTTCCAGTTCGGCGTACTGCTCGCATTCGTTGCCCAGTCGGTATTTGGTTTGCGCCCCCGGCAACTGGAAACATTGCTGCTTGCCACTGCCTGTCGACGTCCCCGCGCCGCTGCGCAAGTAACCG
Coding sequences within:
- a CDS encoding maltoporin, producing the protein MKTTIKLGLVASCLSLPFGAQALEFAGYLRSGAGTSTGSGKQQCFQLPGAQTKYRLGNECEQYAELELRQDLLTLDDGSVLSVDAMASLYNQYDRALKFQGEDNGSARMPQMYAQWSNLPALNGGSLWAGRRYYKRNDIHISDFYYWNQSATGGGIEDVLIGDLKYSYAISRKDNLYQKEYATRHDFNVAGFKTNPGGELELGLSHIEKAGGRDTHSGWALTAQHVQKDFLGGKNKFALQYGEGPGTGLGYTGNTFLDNSSKSYRAVEFFDWQVTPRFGGQIEAVYQKDIRPGSQDQTWMSIGVRPAYAISEQFKLVTELGHDQVDATGGTRKLSKFTFAPTWSPNGPDFWARPEVRLYYTYATWNEAAKRAANELAAGSALSDTGAYGTARHGSNVGVQVEYWWK